The following coding sequences are from one Ancylobacter sp. TS-1 window:
- a CDS encoding TIGR02300 family protein, with amino-acid sequence MVKPDLGTKRICPVTGRKFYDLNKDPVISPYTGQIVPITAPVSSRGRVEAPRPAEPDAELEESAEVELVSLEDADEEAAGTTKAVVADDDIDLDEEDVASDDEDVFLEEDEDGDDDVTDLIGDGIEDDEET; translated from the coding sequence GTGGTGAAACCTGACCTAGGCACCAAGCGAATCTGCCCCGTCACCGGACGGAAGTTCTACGATCTGAACAAGGATCCGGTGATCTCGCCCTACACTGGCCAGATCGTGCCGATCACCGCGCCCGTCTCCTCGCGCGGCCGGGTCGAGGCGCCGCGCCCGGCCGAGCCCGATGCGGAGCTGGAGGAAAGCGCCGAGGTCGAGCTGGTCTCGCTTGAGGATGCCGACGAGGAAGCCGCCGGCACCACGAAGGCCGTCGTGGCCGATGACGATATCGACCTCGACGAGGAAGATGTCGCGAGCGACGACGAGGACGTGTTCCTCGAGGAAGACGAGGACGGCGACGACGACGTCACCGATCTGATCGGCGACGGCATCGAGGACGACGAGGAAACCTGA
- the aroA gene encoding 3-phosphoshikimate 1-carboxyvinyltransferase, whose amino-acid sequence MSSTGHGANPVPALARRSPALKGRVRVPGDKSVSHRSLIFGTLAVGETRISGLLEGEDVLNTAKACAALGAQVERIGEGEWRVHGVGVGGLRAPEGVLDFGNAGTGSRLMMGMVAGNPISATFDGDASLRRRPMRRILDPLEKMGVEVLDAAEGGRLPLTLKGPKDLVPITYESPVASAQIKSAVLLAGLGAPGETTVIEKEASRDHTERMLTHFGAEVTVEPYGAHGRKVTLKGRPELKPAPIRVPADPSSAAFPLVAALIVPGSEVVIEGVMTNPLRTGLFITLKEMGADIAFENERVEGGESVADIRVRASSLTGVDVPAERAPSMIDEYPVLAVAAAFATGETRMNGLSELRVKESDRLQAVADGLAQAGVAYRIEGDDLIVTGAGGAAGGGTVATHMDHRIAMSFLVLGLATDTPLKVDDISFIATSFPSFLPQMRELGALIETEAVAA is encoded by the coding sequence ATGAGCAGCACCGGTCATGGAGCTAACCCCGTTCCCGCCCTCGCCCGCCGCTCGCCGGCGCTGAAGGGCCGGGTGCGCGTGCCGGGCGACAAGTCCGTTTCGCACCGCTCGCTCATCTTCGGGACGCTCGCCGTCGGCGAGACCCGCATCTCCGGCCTGCTCGAGGGCGAAGACGTGCTCAACACCGCCAAGGCCTGCGCCGCGCTCGGCGCCCAGGTCGAGCGGATCGGCGAGGGCGAATGGCGCGTCCATGGCGTCGGCGTCGGCGGCCTGCGCGCCCCCGAGGGCGTGCTCGACTTCGGCAATGCCGGCACCGGCTCGCGGCTGATGATGGGCATGGTGGCCGGCAACCCGATCTCCGCCACCTTCGACGGCGACGCCAGCCTGCGCCGCCGGCCGATGCGCCGCATTCTCGACCCGCTGGAGAAGATGGGCGTCGAGGTGCTCGACGCCGCCGAGGGCGGACGCCTGCCGCTGACGCTGAAGGGGCCGAAGGACCTGGTGCCGATCACCTATGAGAGCCCGGTCGCCTCGGCGCAGATCAAGTCGGCCGTGCTGCTCGCCGGCCTCGGCGCCCCGGGCGAGACCACGGTGATCGAGAAGGAGGCGAGCCGCGATCACACCGAGCGCATGCTCACCCATTTCGGCGCCGAGGTGACGGTGGAGCCCTATGGCGCCCATGGCCGCAAGGTCACGCTCAAGGGCCGGCCCGAGCTGAAGCCGGCGCCGATCCGCGTGCCGGCCGACCCGTCCTCCGCCGCCTTCCCGCTGGTGGCGGCGCTGATCGTGCCGGGCTCGGAGGTGGTGATCGAGGGCGTGATGACCAATCCGCTGCGCACCGGCCTGTTCATCACGCTGAAGGAGATGGGCGCCGACATCGCCTTCGAGAATGAGCGCGTCGAGGGCGGCGAGAGCGTCGCCGACATCCGCGTGCGCGCTTCTTCGCTCACCGGCGTCGATGTTCCGGCCGAACGTGCCCCCTCGATGATCGACGAATATCCGGTGCTCGCCGTGGCCGCCGCCTTCGCCACCGGCGAGACGCGGATGAACGGGCTGTCCGAGCTGCGGGTGAAGGAATCCGACCGCCTGCAGGCCGTGGCCGACGGACTGGCGCAGGCCGGCGTCGCCTACCGCATCGAGGGCGACGACCTCATCGTGACCGGCGCCGGCGGGGCGGCGGGCGGCGGCACCGTCGCCACCCATATGGACCACCGCATCGCCATGAGCTTCCTGGTGCTGGGGCTGGCCACCGACACGCCGCTGAAGGTGGACGACATTTCCTTCATCGCCACCAGCTTCCCGAGCTTCCTGCCGCAGATGCGCGAACTCGGCGCGCTGATCGAGACCGAGGCCGTGGCGGCATGA
- the cmk gene encoding (d)CMP kinase, with protein MIIAIDGPAASGKGTIARRLAAHYGLPHLDTGLLYRAVGAAALEKGVDVADAAALAGIAAGLDVGALDAEALKSGAVGEAASRVAAVPDVRAALLKLQQDFARQPGGAVLDGRDIGTVIAPDAPVKIFVTATPEARAARRHRELVGRGEAVSLDEVLADIRRRDARDSGRASAPLVQAADAQVLDNTQLDVEGSWQAALALVERARAAR; from the coding sequence ATGATCATCGCGATCGACGGGCCGGCCGCCTCGGGCAAGGGCACCATCGCCCGCCGCCTCGCTGCGCATTACGGCCTGCCGCATCTCGACACCGGCCTACTCTACCGGGCGGTGGGCGCCGCCGCGCTGGAGAAGGGCGTCGACGTCGCCGACGCTGCCGCGCTCGCCGGCATCGCCGCCGGGCTGGATGTCGGCGCGCTCGATGCCGAGGCGCTGAAATCGGGTGCCGTGGGCGAGGCCGCCTCGCGCGTCGCGGCGGTGCCGGATGTGCGCGCGGCGCTGCTGAAGCTTCAGCAGGATTTCGCCCGCCAGCCGGGCGGGGCGGTGCTGGACGGGCGCGACATCGGCACCGTCATCGCCCCCGACGCGCCGGTGAAGATCTTCGTCACCGCGACGCCCGAGGCGCGCGCCGCCCGCCGCCATCGCGAGCTGGTCGGGCGCGGGGAGGCGGTGAGCCTCGACGAGGTGCTGGCAGATATCCGCCGGCGCGACGCGCGCGATTCCGGCCGCGCCAGTGCCCCCCTCGTGCAGGCGGCGGACGCTCAGGTGCTGGACAATACGCAGCTCGATGTCGAGGGAAGCTGGCAGGCGGCGCTGGCGCTGGTCGAGCGGGCGCGGGCGGCGAGGTAG
- a CDS encoding carboxymuconolactone decarboxylase family protein produces the protein MADDASQDGTSQEADRNADHESDRDSDRLARGKARLAEITGRSGAEVMAALGEIAPDFARYIFEFGYGDIYSRPGLDLRTRMLSTVAGLVALGHAERELEVHIGSALNVGATREEVVEVIMQMALYAGFPAALDALFIARRVFAARGLTPPQG, from the coding sequence ATGGCAGACGACGCATCGCAGGACGGCACTTCGCAAGAGGCCGACCGCAACGCCGACCATGAGTCCGACCGCGATTCAGACCGTCTGGCGCGCGGCAAGGCGCGGCTGGCGGAGATCACCGGCCGCTCCGGCGCCGAGGTGATGGCGGCGCTGGGCGAGATCGCCCCCGACTTCGCCCGCTACATCTTCGAGTTCGGCTATGGCGACATCTATTCCCGCCCCGGGCTCGACCTGCGCACCCGCATGCTCTCCACCGTCGCCGGGCTCGTGGCGCTGGGCCATGCCGAGCGCGAGCTCGAAGTGCATATCGGCTCGGCGCTGAATGTCGGCGCCACACGCGAGGAAGTGGTCGAGGTCATCATGCAGATGGCGCTCTATGCCGGCTTCCCGGCGGCGCTGGACGCGCTGTTCATCGCCCGCCGGGTGTTCGCCGCGCGCGGGCTCACCCCGCCGCAGGGCTAG
- the cobF gene encoding precorrin-6A synthase (deacetylating), which translates to MRTVLVIGIGMGEPEGLTARAVEAIGAAGVFFLLDKSEGAGELVAARESLIARLARPGHRVVRAPSPPRRPAPIAAAPDEGARARYEAAVADWHAARAALLAGLIASEIAEDGTGALLVWGDPMLYDSTLRVLEAARAHAALGGGPGFALRVIPGITALQALCAAHAIPLNAIGEAVRLTTGRNLAGAVGETVTGETGAAATFAVLLDDGAGLAALLARGWPGHVWWGANLGTPAERLLSGPLVEIGAEILRIRAEIRVARGWVMDVWVGRGPPI; encoded by the coding sequence ATGCGCACCGTGCTCGTGATCGGCATCGGCATGGGCGAGCCCGAGGGGCTGACCGCCCGCGCGGTCGAGGCCATCGGCGCGGCGGGCGTGTTCTTCCTGCTCGACAAAAGCGAGGGGGCGGGCGAGCTGGTCGCCGCCCGCGAGAGCCTGATCGCCCGCCTCGCCCGCCCCGGCCACCGCGTGGTGCGCGCGCCGAGCCCGCCGCGCCGGCCGGCGCCGATCGCCGCCGCGCCGGACGAGGGCGCCCGCGCGCGCTACGAGGCCGCGGTGGCGGACTGGCACGCCGCCCGCGCGGCGCTGCTCGCCGGGCTGATCGCCTCCGAGATCGCCGAGGACGGCACCGGCGCCCTGCTCGTCTGGGGCGATCCGATGCTCTACGATTCCACCCTGCGGGTGCTGGAGGCCGCGCGCGCCCATGCCGCCCTGGGGGGCGGGCCGGGCTTCGCGCTGCGCGTCATCCCCGGCATCACCGCGCTGCAGGCGCTGTGCGCGGCGCATGCGATCCCGCTCAACGCCATTGGCGAGGCGGTGCGGCTGACCACCGGCCGCAACCTTGCCGGCGCGGTGGGCGAGACGGTAACGGGCGAAACAGGTGCGGCCGCGACCTTCGCCGTGCTGCTCGACGACGGCGCCGGCCTTGCCGCGCTGCTGGCGCGGGGCTGGCCGGGCCATGTCTGGTGGGGCGCCAATCTCGGCACCCCGGCCGAGCGCCTGCTGTCCGGTCCGCTTGTCGAGATCGGCGCCGAGATCCTGCGCATCCGCGCCGAGATCCGCGTGGCGCGCGGCTGGGTGATGGATGTGTGGGTGGGGCGGGGGCCCCCGATCTAG
- a CDS encoding EAL domain-containing protein: MRRWSVIGLALLFALVGAGAPLAGMVYLSWRLALYDQRAQLDAVAEQALAHALDVYVDAARTLRSISATDFEPCSPGHMRRLRELVVNSLAVDDLALVKDGILHCDVWGPAPWRLPLAPPDIVLPDGIGVAFGRLTPFSPDRPMLVLTLGDHRALVDQERFLHPPSAPSLRVELRAPGGHALRPLPATERAARIGDHSPGQQTARAEAQGWSVVVRERAPTFADQFGAMKFALLPVALFFALICILLVLWLSRRRMSPRNELELAIRNREFVAHYQPIVELATGRCVGAEALIRLVRPDGSLLRPDIFIPLAEDTGLIQPMTDLLLEKVVADLGELLRRDRRLHIAVNLCAADIVSGRILSVLERTLAGTGIEPQQIWVEATERSLMDIDGARRTLAELRRRGHMTAIDDFGTGYSGLTYLEKLPVDALKIDKSFIDSVGTEAPTRHVTDHIIALARELKLRIVAEGVQNEAQAVYLRRNKVEFAQGWLFARAQTGEEFIAYCAQNRATYGEPGQVGTLAAE; encoded by the coding sequence ATGCGCCGCTGGAGCGTCATAGGTCTGGCCCTGCTGTTCGCGCTGGTCGGCGCCGGCGCGCCGCTTGCCGGCATGGTCTATCTCTCCTGGCGCCTCGCCCTCTACGACCAGCGCGCCCAGCTCGACGCGGTGGCCGAGCAGGCGCTCGCCCACGCGCTCGACGTCTATGTCGACGCGGCGCGGACGCTGCGCTCCATCTCCGCCACCGATTTCGAGCCCTGCTCGCCGGGCCACATGCGCCGGCTGCGCGAGCTGGTGGTGAACTCGCTGGCGGTCGACGACCTCGCGCTGGTGAAGGACGGCATCCTGCATTGCGATGTCTGGGGCCCGGCGCCGTGGCGCCTGCCTCTCGCGCCGCCCGACATCGTCCTGCCGGACGGCATCGGCGTCGCCTTCGGCCGGCTCACCCCCTTCAGCCCGGACCGGCCGATGCTGGTGCTGACGCTCGGCGACCATCGCGCGCTGGTCGATCAGGAGCGGTTCCTCCATCCCCCGAGCGCGCCGAGCCTGCGTGTCGAGCTGCGCGCGCCCGGCGGCCACGCGCTGCGGCCGCTGCCGGCCACCGAGCGGGCGGCACGGATAGGCGACCACAGCCCCGGCCAGCAGACCGCCCGGGCCGAGGCGCAGGGCTGGTCGGTCGTGGTGCGCGAGCGCGCGCCCACCTTCGCCGACCAGTTCGGCGCGATGAAGTTCGCGCTGCTGCCGGTCGCGCTGTTCTTCGCCCTCATCTGCATCCTGCTGGTGCTGTGGCTCTCGCGCCGGCGCATGTCGCCGCGCAACGAGCTTGAGTTGGCGATCCGCAACCGCGAATTCGTCGCCCACTACCAGCCCATCGTCGAACTCGCCACCGGGCGCTGCGTCGGCGCCGAGGCGCTGATCCGCCTCGTGCGGCCCGACGGCAGCCTGCTGCGGCCGGACATCTTCATCCCGCTGGCGGAGGACACCGGCCTCATCCAGCCGATGACCGACCTGCTGCTCGAAAAGGTGGTGGCCGATCTCGGCGAACTGCTGCGACGCGACCGGCGGCTGCACATCGCGGTGAATCTGTGCGCCGCCGACATCGTCTCCGGGCGCATCCTCTCCGTGCTGGAGCGCACGCTCGCCGGCACCGGCATCGAGCCGCAGCAGATCTGGGTGGAGGCCACCGAGCGCAGCCTGATGGACATTGACGGCGCCCGCCGCACCCTCGCCGAGCTGCGCCGGCGCGGCCACATGACCGCCATCGACGATTTCGGCACCGGCTATAGCGGCCTCACCTATCTGGAGAAGCTGCCGGTCGACGCGCTCAAGATCGACAAGTCGTTCATCGATTCGGTGGGAACCGAGGCGCCGACCCGGCATGTCACCGACCACATCATCGCGCTGGCGCGCGAGCTCAAGCTGCGCATCGTCGCCGAGGGCGTGCAGAACGAGGCGCAGGCCGTCTATCTGCGCCGCAACAAGGTCGAGTTCGCGCAGGGCTGGCTGTTCGCGCGGGCGCAGACCGGCGAGGAGTTCATCGCCTACTGCGCCCAGAACCGCGCCACCTATGGCGAGCCGGGACAGGTCGGGACGCTGGCGGCGGAATAG
- the rpsA gene encoding 30S ribosomal protein S1, with product MSATQSLSAARDDFAAMLEESFGQSELAEGSVVKGIVVAIEKDLAIIDIGLKTEGRVALKEFAGPGRDQEIKVGDEVEVYLERVENALGEAVLSRDKARREESWVRLEKAFNAQEKVTGVIFNQVKGGFTVDLDGAVAFLPRSQVDIRPIRDVGPLMHNPQPFQILKMDRRRGNIVVSRRTVLEETRAEQRHELVQNLEEGQVIDGVVKNITDYGAFVDLGGIDGLLHVTDIAWRRVNHPTEVLSIGQTVKVKIIKINHETHRISLGMKQLLGDPWEGIEAKYPVEARFKGRVTNITDYGAFVELEPGIEGLIHVSEMSWTKKNVHPGKIVATSQEVEVAILEVDPVKRRISLGLKQTLQNPWEAFAEKYPAGSAVEGEVKNKTEFGLFLGLDGDVDGMVHLSDLDWNRPGEQVIEEFKKGDMIKAVVLDVDVDKERISLGVKQLGGDPFQDSGELKKGAIVTCEVIDVKDGGVDVKIAGSDMTTFVKRSELARDRGDQRPDRFAVGEKFDARVILFDRKARKVQVSIKALEIAEEKEAVAQFGSQDSGASLGDILGAALKKASEKAE from the coding sequence ATGTCCGCTACTCAAAGCCTTTCCGCCGCGCGTGACGATTTCGCCGCGATGCTGGAAGAGAGCTTCGGTCAGTCCGAGCTCGCCGAAGGTTCCGTCGTCAAGGGCATCGTCGTCGCGATCGAGAAGGATCTCGCGATCATCGACATCGGCCTGAAGACCGAAGGCCGCGTGGCACTGAAGGAATTTGCCGGCCCCGGCCGCGACCAGGAAATCAAGGTCGGCGACGAGGTCGAGGTCTATCTCGAGCGCGTCGAGAACGCGCTCGGCGAAGCCGTCCTGTCCCGCGACAAGGCCCGCCGCGAAGAGAGCTGGGTCCGCCTCGAGAAGGCGTTCAACGCGCAGGAGAAGGTGACGGGCGTCATCTTCAACCAGGTCAAGGGCGGCTTCACCGTCGACCTCGACGGCGCCGTGGCCTTCCTGCCGCGCTCGCAGGTCGACATCCGCCCGATCCGCGACGTCGGCCCGCTGATGCACAACCCGCAGCCGTTCCAGATCCTCAAGATGGATCGCCGCCGCGGCAACATCGTCGTCTCGCGCCGCACGGTCCTCGAAGAGACCCGCGCCGAGCAGCGTCACGAGCTGGTGCAGAACCTCGAAGAGGGTCAGGTCATCGACGGCGTGGTCAAGAACATCACCGATTACGGTGCGTTCGTGGACCTCGGCGGCATTGACGGCCTGCTGCACGTCACCGACATCGCCTGGCGCCGCGTGAACCACCCGACCGAGGTGCTCTCCATCGGCCAGACGGTCAAGGTGAAGATCATCAAGATCAACCACGAGACGCACCGCATCTCGCTGGGCATGAAGCAGCTCCTCGGCGATCCGTGGGAGGGCATCGAGGCCAAGTACCCGGTCGAGGCCCGCTTCAAGGGCCGCGTCACCAACATCACCGACTACGGCGCGTTCGTCGAGCTGGAGCCGGGGATCGAGGGCCTCATCCACGTTTCCGAGATGAGCTGGACCAAGAAGAACGTCCATCCCGGCAAGATCGTCGCCACCTCGCAGGAAGTGGAAGTGGCGATCCTCGAGGTGGATCCGGTCAAGCGCCGCATCTCGCTCGGCCTCAAGCAGACCCTGCAGAACCCGTGGGAAGCCTTCGCCGAGAAGTACCCGGCCGGCTCCGCGGTCGAAGGCGAGGTCAAGAACAAGACCGAGTTCGGCCTGTTCCTCGGCCTCGACGGCGACGTCGACGGCATGGTCCACTTGTCGGATCTCGACTGGAACCGTCCCGGCGAGCAGGTGATCGAGGAGTTCAAGAAGGGCGACATGATCAAGGCGGTCGTGCTCGACGTGGATGTCGACAAGGAGCGCATCTCGCTCGGCGTGAAGCAGCTCGGCGGCGACCCCTTCCAGGATTCGGGCGAGCTCAAGAAGGGCGCGATCGTCACCTGCGAAGTGATCGACGTGAAGGATGGCGGCGTCGACGTGAAGATCGCCGGCAGCGACATGACCACCTTCGTCAAGCGCTCGGAACTGGCCCGCGACCGCGGCGACCAGCGTCCGGACCGCTTCGCCGTCGGCGAGAAGTTCGACGCCCGCGTCATCCTGTTCGACCGCAAGGCGCGCAAGGTGCAGGTGTCGATCAAGGCGCTGGAGATCGCCGAGGAGAAGGAAGCCGTGGCCCAGTTCGGCTCGCAGGATTCCGGCGCCTCGCTGGGCGACATCCTCGGCGCCGCGCTGAAGAAGGCGTCCGAGAAGGCCGAGTGA
- a CDS encoding sugar O-acetyltransferase: protein MPEPTPSPAADARTEMQKMLAGDYYRAGDAEIQAAQRANFAWLARFNASLTLSREERRELVREGVGSAGERTGIRPPFHCDYGFNIHLGTGVFLNFDCVILDVMPVHIGDGTEIGPGTHIYTADHPRDPEIRRAGLQYGRPVRIGRNVWIGGKAIILPGVTIGDDVVIGAGAVVTRDIPSGATAVGNPARVR from the coding sequence ATGCCCGAGCCGACCCCTTCCCCCGCCGCCGATGCCCGCACCGAGATGCAGAAGATGCTGGCCGGCGACTATTACCGCGCCGGCGATGCCGAGATACAGGCCGCCCAGCGCGCCAACTTTGCCTGGCTCGCCCGCTTCAACGCCTCGCTCACCCTCTCGCGCGAGGAGCGCCGCGAACTGGTGCGCGAGGGCGTCGGCTCGGCCGGCGAGCGCACCGGCATCCGCCCGCCCTTCCACTGCGACTACGGCTTCAACATCCACCTGGGGACCGGGGTGTTCCTCAATTTCGACTGCGTGATCCTCGACGTGATGCCGGTGCATATCGGCGACGGCACCGAGATCGGCCCCGGCACGCACATCTACACCGCCGACCACCCGCGCGATCCGGAGATCCGCCGCGCCGGCCTGCAATATGGCCGGCCGGTGCGCATCGGCCGCAATGTCTGGATTGGCGGCAAGGCCATCATCCTGCCCGGTGTGACCATCGGCGACGATGTGGTGATCGGCGCCGGCGCGGTGGTGACGCGCGACATTCCCTCGGGCGCCACCGCCGTCGGTAACCCGGCGCGGGTGCGCTAG
- the hemH gene encoding ferrochelatase — translation MNKAVPVNEASVALTPAPGGGLPAGHPPVAHGKIGVLIVNLGTPDGTDYWSMRRYLKEFLSDRRVIEVNRVLWWFILNVIILSRRPQAKGKDYATIWNKERNEGPLRTITRAQSDKLSAALAPRDGRLVFDWAMRYGNPSVAARIEALQKQGCERILLVPLYPQYAAATSATVCDAAFDALKKMRWQPVLRVAPHWPDEPAYIEALANSITSELAKLDWEPEMVLASFHGIPKEYFEKGDPYHCYCYKTVRLLRERLGWPEGRLKLTFQSRFGRAEWLQPYTDKTVEALAQSGVKRLAVITPGFVADCLETLEEIAGENAEIFHHNGGEKFHFIPCLNDSPDGIKVLEAVVTRELKGWAEL, via the coding sequence ATGAACAAGGCCGTTCCGGTCAACGAGGCTTCCGTGGCGCTCACCCCCGCCCCCGGCGGCGGGCTGCCGGCCGGCCACCCGCCGGTCGCCCATGGCAAGATCGGCGTGCTGATCGTCAATCTCGGCACGCCGGACGGCACCGACTACTGGTCGATGCGGCGCTATCTCAAGGAATTCCTCTCCGACCGCCGCGTCATCGAGGTGAACCGCGTCCTGTGGTGGTTCATCCTCAACGTCATCATCCTGTCCCGCCGGCCGCAGGCCAAGGGCAAGGACTACGCGACGATCTGGAACAAGGAGCGCAATGAGGGCCCGCTGCGCACCATCACCCGCGCGCAGTCGGACAAGCTGTCCGCCGCTCTCGCCCCGCGCGACGGGCGCCTCGTCTTCGACTGGGCGATGCGCTACGGCAACCCCTCCGTCGCCGCGCGCATCGAGGCACTGCAGAAACAGGGCTGCGAGCGCATCCTCCTGGTGCCGCTCTATCCGCAATACGCCGCCGCCACCTCGGCGACCGTGTGCGATGCCGCCTTCGACGCGCTCAAGAAGATGCGCTGGCAGCCGGTGCTGCGCGTCGCCCCGCACTGGCCGGACGAGCCCGCCTATATCGAGGCGCTGGCCAACTCGATCACCTCGGAACTCGCCAAGCTGGACTGGGAACCGGAGATGGTGCTCGCCTCCTTCCACGGCATCCCGAAGGAGTATTTCGAGAAGGGCGACCCCTATCACTGCTACTGCTACAAGACCGTGCGCCTGCTGCGCGAGCGCCTCGGCTGGCCCGAAGGCCGGCTGAAGCTCACTTTTCAGTCCCGTTTCGGCCGGGCGGAATGGCTGCAGCCCTACACCGACAAGACGGTGGAGGCGCTGGCGCAGTCCGGCGTGAAGCGGCTCGCCGTCATCACCCCCGGCTTCGTCGCCGACTGCCTGGAAACGCTGGAGGAGATCGCCGGCGAGAACGCCGAGATCTTCCATCATAATGGCGGCGAGAAGTTCCACTTCATCCCCTGCCTCAACGACAGCCCCGACGGCATCAAGGTGCTGGAGGCGGTGGTGACGCGCGAGCTGAAGGGCTGGGCGGAGCTGTAG
- a CDS encoding homospermidine synthase, whose amino-acid sequence MSVWPVYGKIDGPIVMIGFGSIGRGTLPLLERHFDFDKEGLTVIDPVDDHRALLDERGIRFLQLAITQENYRDVLGPLLTTGGRGFVINLSVDTGSVDLMSFARECGALYIDTVVEPWLGFYFDKDASPASRSNYALRESMLKAKRENPGGPTAVSCCGANPGMVSWFVKQALVDIATDSGLDFEVPATREGWAALMQQAGVKGIHIAERDTQRARDPRPFGRFVNTWSVEGFVSEGLQPAELGWGTHEKWMPANGHTHNFGSGAAIYLMQAGAATKVRTWCPSLGPQHGFLVTHNESISIADYFTVRNGAQVAYRPTCHYAYHPCNDALLSWHEMFGSEGKPLGDWSILTEHEIVDGRDELGVLLFGHAKNAYWYGSQLTIEEARDLAPYQTATGLQVTSAVLAGMVWALENPQAGIVETDEMDYRRCLEIQKPYLGTVKGYYTDWTPLDGRPGLFPEDLDENDPWQFRNILVR is encoded by the coding sequence ATGTCCGTTTGGCCGGTCTATGGTAAAATCGACGGTCCCATCGTGATGATCGGCTTCGGCTCGATCGGACGTGGCACCCTGCCCCTCCTCGAGCGGCATTTCGATTTCGACAAGGAAGGCCTCACGGTCATCGACCCGGTGGACGACCACCGCGCCCTGCTCGACGAGCGCGGCATACGCTTCCTTCAGCTCGCCATCACCCAGGAGAACTACCGCGACGTGCTCGGCCCCCTGCTGACCACCGGCGGGCGCGGCTTCGTGATCAACCTGTCGGTCGATACCGGCTCGGTCGACCTGATGAGCTTCGCCCGCGAATGCGGCGCGCTCTACATCGACACCGTGGTCGAGCCCTGGCTCGGCTTCTATTTCGACAAGGACGCCAGCCCCGCCAGCCGCTCCAACTACGCGCTGCGCGAATCCATGCTGAAGGCCAAGCGCGAGAACCCCGGCGGGCCGACCGCCGTCTCCTGCTGCGGTGCCAATCCCGGCATGGTGTCGTGGTTCGTGAAGCAGGCGCTGGTCGACATCGCCACCGACAGCGGCCTCGATTTCGAGGTGCCCGCGACCCGCGAGGGCTGGGCGGCGCTCATGCAGCAGGCCGGCGTGAAGGGCATCCACATCGCCGAGCGCGACACCCAGCGCGCGCGCGACCCGCGCCCCTTCGGCCGCTTCGTCAACACCTGGTCGGTCGAGGGCTTCGTCTCGGAAGGGCTGCAGCCGGCCGAACTCGGCTGGGGCACCCATGAGAAGTGGATGCCGGCCAACGGCCACACCCATAATTTCGGCTCCGGCGCGGCGATCTATTTGATGCAGGCGGGCGCAGCGACCAAGGTGCGCACCTGGTGCCCGAGCCTCGGCCCGCAGCACGGCTTCCTCGTCACCCATAACGAGTCGATCTCGATCGCCGACTATTTCACCGTGCGCAACGGCGCGCAGGTCGCCTACCGCCCGACCTGCCACTATGCCTACCACCCCTGCAACGACGCCCTGCTGTCCTGGCACGAGATGTTCGGCAGCGAGGGCAAGCCGCTCGGCGACTGGTCGATCCTGACCGAGCACGAGATCGTCGACGGGCGCGACGAGCTGGGCGTGCTGCTGTTCGGCCATGCCAAGAACGCCTACTGGTACGGCTCGCAGCTCACCATCGAGGAAGCGCGCGACCTCGCCCCCTACCAGACCGCCACCGGGCTTCAGGTCACTTCCGCCGTGCTCGCCGGCATGGTGTGGGCGCTGGAGAACCCGCAGGCCGGCATCGTCGAGACCGACGAGATGGACTATCGCCGCTGCCTGGAGATCCAGAAGCCCTATCTCGGCACGGTGAAGGGCTACTACACCGACTGGACCCCGCTCGACGGGCGCCCCGGCCTGTTCCCCGAGGATCTCGACGAGAACGACCCCTGGCAGTTCCGCAACATTCTGGTGCGGTGA